In Paenibacillus sp. BIC5C1, a genomic segment contains:
- the rnhA gene encoding ribonuclease H, which translates to MAKQKYYVVWAGKQPGVYSTWAECKAQTDHFTGAKYKSYESKAAAEEAYRAGWKGNWGTGASGSGASSKTKSGSSGRSAGMETSAEIDYDSISVDVGTRGNPGPVEYKGVDTRTGEIIFSVGPISKGTNNLGEFLAIVHALAYLKKEGSSKTVYTDSVNAMKWLKQKAVSTTLARDASTEEIWLMIDRAEQWLRTNTYSNKVLKWQTKQWGEIKADYGRK; encoded by the coding sequence TTGGCAAAGCAGAAATACTATGTCGTCTGGGCAGGAAAGCAGCCTGGCGTATACAGCACATGGGCTGAATGCAAAGCACAAACGGATCATTTTACCGGAGCAAAATATAAATCGTATGAATCGAAAGCTGCCGCAGAAGAGGCATATCGTGCAGGATGGAAAGGAAACTGGGGTACTGGTGCCAGTGGTTCAGGCGCTTCTTCAAAGACGAAGTCTGGCAGCAGCGGAAGAAGTGCGGGCATGGAGACCTCCGCAGAAATTGACTATGACAGCATCTCGGTTGATGTTGGTACGCGTGGGAATCCAGGGCCGGTAGAGTATAAAGGCGTAGATACCCGCACGGGTGAGATTATTTTCTCCGTTGGGCCAATCTCCAAAGGTACAAATAACCTCGGGGAATTTCTGGCCATCGTACATGCCTTGGCGTATCTCAAAAAAGAGGGCAGTAGCAAGACGGTTTATACGGACTCCGTCAATGCGATGAAATGGTTGAAGCAAAAAGCGGTGTCCACCACACTCGCAAGGGATGCCTCCACCGAAGAGATCTGGCTGATGATTGACCGTGCAGAGCAGTGGCTCCGAACGAATACGTACAGTAATAAAGTGCTAAAATGGCAGACCAAGCAGTGGGGCGAAATCAAGGCAGATTACGGCCGAAAATAG
- a CDS encoding HEAT repeat domain-containing protein, producing MYTNMIQKHLSQGDMEGVVKQISYIGEKKDITQFAFLIELLKSTDNTILRNTIAIALSDIGDDRAVEPLIEVITDSKTSGSRGTLLYALENLDYIVHIENIIPFIGDSSLEVSAQSFMLLEQMMDRLSDLQNLRCQQIIEMQISHNPSKLLEVALDMLKKWRYQV from the coding sequence ATGTATACAAACATGATACAAAAGCATCTTTCCCAAGGAGATATGGAAGGCGTTGTTAAACAAATATCATATATTGGTGAAAAAAAGGATATAACTCAATTCGCTTTCTTGATTGAACTCCTGAAATCTACGGACAACACCATATTACGCAACACAATTGCTATCGCTTTATCTGACATTGGAGATGATCGAGCAGTTGAACCGTTAATTGAAGTCATCACCGACTCCAAGACATCAGGAAGCAGAGGCACATTGCTATACGCTCTTGAAAATCTGGATTACATAGTACATATTGAGAACATTATTCCATTTATCGGTGATTCCAGTCTGGAAGTGAGCGCGCAGTCATTTATGTTGCTGGAACAAATGATGGATAGGTTATCGGATTTACAAAACCTTAGGTGTCAACAAATTATTGAAATGCAAATCTCACATAACCCAAGCAAGCTTCTGGAAGTAGCATTAGACATGTTGAAGAAATGGAGGTATCAAGTGTAG
- a CDS encoding DUF421 domain-containing protein, protein MDWIWKSILLVLIGMILLRIAGRKSISQMSVATTVIIISIGTTIVQPIANHELGKAIGSAAVFILTLLIVEQLQLKFNWFEKLMSGKSKVVVEDGKLNLPNLKRMRFSVDQLEMQLREKGITSIADLETATVEPNGQLGYVLKRHARPVTIGDLEALLKQGTWPTESKELFQEVIQDGHSRPIDSKIQ, encoded by the coding sequence ATGGACTGGATATGGAAATCCATCTTGCTTGTACTGATTGGCATGATTCTGTTGCGGATTGCTGGACGTAAATCCATATCGCAAATGAGTGTAGCCACGACGGTCATTATTATCTCAATCGGAACAACGATTGTGCAGCCAATTGCGAATCATGAGTTAGGCAAAGCGATCGGATCAGCGGCGGTGTTTATCCTCACACTTCTGATCGTTGAACAATTGCAATTGAAATTTAATTGGTTTGAAAAACTGATGAGCGGAAAATCGAAGGTTGTTGTGGAAGATGGGAAGTTAAATCTGCCGAATTTGAAACGCATGCGCTTTTCCGTGGACCAATTGGAGATGCAACTGCGGGAAAAAGGAATTACAAGTATTGCCGATCTGGAAACGGCCACGGTGGAGCCAAACGGACAACTCGGATACGTGCTCAAACGGCACGCACGCCCAGTAACCATAGGTGATCTGGAAGCACTCCTGAAGCAAGGTACATGGCCCACGGAATCCAAGGAACTGTTCCAGGAGGTCATCCAGGACGGACACTCGCGCCCCATTGACTCCAAGATACAGTAA
- the ssuD gene encoding FMNH2-dependent alkanesulfonate monooxygenase, with protein MELFWFIPTHGDGRYLGTKEGARAVSYHYCKQVAQAADELGYAGVLLPTGKSCEDAWIVASSLISSTERLKFLVAARPGLMMPTTAARMAATLDRFSKGRLLINVVAGGDPIELEGEGLFLDHDERYVLADEFLTIWRKELQGEAVDYEGKYLKVKGGSVLYPTIQQPHPPLYFGGSSDAAMEVAADHVDVYLTWGEPPSQVQAKIHQMRELASKRGRSIRFGIRMHVIVRPTADEAWKAANELISHLDEDTIAAAQKIYARMDSVGQQRMARLHNGDRSNLEISPNLWAGIGLVRGGAGTALVGDPDQVAAKIREYEDLGIETFILSGYPHLEECYRTAELLFPKLQYSQHGECGDHSFVGPFGEIIANNNIPDHPVKTEVTFKS; from the coding sequence ATGGAACTGTTTTGGTTTATTCCCACACACGGGGATGGCAGGTATCTTGGAACAAAAGAAGGAGCCCGGGCGGTCAGTTATCACTACTGCAAGCAGGTGGCACAAGCCGCGGATGAACTAGGATATGCCGGTGTTTTGTTACCTACGGGAAAGTCGTGTGAAGATGCGTGGATTGTGGCTTCATCGCTGATTTCTTCCACGGAAAGGCTCAAGTTTCTCGTCGCTGCGCGTCCGGGACTGATGATGCCTACTACAGCTGCCCGCATGGCCGCAACACTGGATCGTTTCTCCAAAGGAAGACTGCTGATCAATGTGGTGGCTGGTGGAGATCCCATTGAGCTTGAAGGCGAAGGGCTGTTCCTGGACCACGATGAGCGCTATGTGTTAGCTGATGAATTTCTGACCATTTGGCGCAAGGAATTGCAGGGAGAGGCGGTTGACTATGAAGGCAAATATCTGAAGGTTAAGGGTGGTTCCGTCCTGTATCCGACCATCCAACAGCCACATCCACCACTCTATTTTGGAGGTTCCTCGGATGCTGCAATGGAAGTGGCAGCAGATCATGTCGATGTATATCTAACGTGGGGTGAACCACCAAGTCAGGTGCAAGCTAAAATTCATCAAATGCGGGAGCTGGCTTCGAAAAGAGGAAGAAGCATTCGTTTTGGCATACGTATGCATGTTATTGTACGTCCGACAGCAGATGAAGCATGGAAGGCCGCAAATGAGCTAATCTCCCATCTGGATGAGGATACAATAGCCGCTGCCCAGAAGATCTATGCCCGCATGGATTCCGTGGGCCAGCAGAGAATGGCCAGGCTGCATAATGGGGATCGCTCCAACCTAGAGATTAGCCCCAATCTGTGGGCGGGGATCGGATTGGTTAGAGGTGGTGCCGGAACCGCACTTGTGGGTGATCCCGATCAGGTGGCAGCCAAAATCAGAGAATATGAAGATTTGGGGATTGAGACTTTCATTTTATCCGGTTATCCGCATCTGGAAGAATGTTATCGTACGGCCGAACTGCTGTTTCCAAAACTTCAGTACTCGCAACATGGAGAATGCGGCGATCATTCCTTTGTTGGTCCATTTGGAGAGATCATTGCCAATAACAACATTCCGGACCACCCGGTCAAAACGGAAGTTACTTTTAAGTCCTAA
- a CDS encoding TetR/AcrR family transcriptional regulator produces MNESRGVDRRILRTRVMISKALLKILPQKAYTEISVVDIAEQANINRSTFYAHFLDKDDLLDSMVNEKFQLLEELLAERNAHLGSLPSFNEPDPIFAVLFEHILEHDEFYRVMVLINPAGNFNSRLKEVIREMFLDRISQLGMEQKEVPLDFLLDHISFSTIGIIHKWLADSKVNSPHHMALQLTRIALLGTYKAMGTSD; encoded by the coding sequence GTGAATGAATCCCGTGGAGTGGATCGAAGAATTTTGAGGACCCGTGTGATGATTTCCAAAGCTCTCCTGAAAATTCTGCCACAAAAAGCCTACACCGAAATTAGTGTCGTGGACATCGCCGAACAAGCGAATATCAATCGCTCTACCTTTTACGCCCACTTTCTGGACAAGGATGATTTATTGGATAGCATGGTGAATGAGAAATTTCAACTGCTTGAGGAATTATTGGCGGAACGGAATGCTCATCTTGGGAGCCTGCCTTCATTTAACGAGCCAGATCCCATTTTTGCAGTATTGTTCGAACATATTTTGGAACATGATGAATTCTATCGGGTGATGGTACTCATTAATCCTGCCGGGAATTTCAACAGCCGATTGAAAGAAGTGATTAGAGAGATGTTTTTGGATCGAATTTCCCAATTAGGCATGGAGCAAAAAGAAGTACCTCTGGATTTTTTACTGGATCATATCAGCTTCTCCACCATTGGAATTATTCACAAATGGCTTGCTGACAGCAAGGTAAACTCACCTCATCATATGGCGCTTCAATTGACCCGCATAGCTCTGTTAGGAACATATAAAGCGATGGGAACATCGGATTAG
- a CDS encoding ABC transporter ATP-binding protein, which produces MKLNVENVSISVLNTDIIRDISLQVKGKQFVGLIGPNGCGKSTLLKSIYKVIKPQQGKVFLDHTDILKSSPKVVSRHMGVVGQFNELSFDFTVREMVMMGRTPHKKLLETDNERDYEIVEQALEKVHLTGHADRNYVSLSGGEKQRVVLARVLAQQPEFLILDEPTNHLDIKYQLQILNIVRSLDIGILAALHDLELAAAYCDYLYVVKQGQIVVHGKPADILTREMIGEVFDVECEIYENPVTGGLGIAYLSTR; this is translated from the coding sequence ATGAAACTGAATGTAGAAAATGTATCCATATCGGTGCTGAACACGGATATTATCCGGGACATTTCTTTACAGGTGAAAGGCAAGCAATTCGTCGGGCTGATTGGCCCGAATGGTTGTGGCAAATCAACGCTGCTCAAGAGCATCTATAAAGTGATCAAACCACAGCAAGGCAAAGTATTTCTCGATCATACTGACATTTTGAAATCCAGTCCCAAGGTCGTGTCCCGGCATATGGGCGTTGTGGGTCAGTTTAACGAATTGAGCTTTGATTTTACTGTGCGTGAAATGGTCATGATGGGTCGCACTCCTCACAAGAAACTGCTGGAGACGGATAATGAAAGGGATTATGAAATCGTGGAGCAGGCGTTGGAAAAGGTACATCTGACCGGCCATGCAGACCGCAATTACGTGTCCCTGTCCGGCGGGGAGAAGCAGCGTGTGGTCCTCGCCCGTGTGCTGGCGCAGCAACCTGAATTTCTGATATTGGACGAGCCTACCAATCATCTGGATATCAAATATCAGCTTCAGATCCTCAACATTGTGCGGAGTCTGGATATCGGCATATTGGCTGCGCTTCATGATCTCGAACTCGCCGCAGCGTATTGCGATTACCTCTATGTCGTGAAGCAGGGACAGATTGTGGTTCATGGCAAACCCGCCGATATTCTGACCCGTGAAATGATTGGCGAAGTATTCGACGTGGAATGTGAAATCTACGAAAATCCGGTTACCGGTGGCTTGGGTATTGCCTATTTGAGTACACGGTGA
- a CDS encoding iron ABC transporter permease → MGKRESLIHSKSGFAVLIAALIIVMVVSVGIAVSIGQVSIPLADSYRILLYKLTGFQFGSTPIEAGSFTDIIWQIRFPRVLMAMFIGAGLALCGAVMQAAVQNPLADPYILGISSGASLGATFAILIGFGAIGWLGQTGVAFWAFAGAMGASLLVLALAGIRGKMTSVKLVLAGMVINALCSAFSNFIIYFANNAEGIKTVTFWTMGSLASSGWNKLPLISIVVLVAILFFLLQSRVLNTMLLGDEAAVTLGINLSVYRRLYMLLTALVTGVMVASCGMIGFVGLIIPHIVRGLVGSDHRKVMPVSVLFGAIFLIWTDVIARSLISSVELPIGIITAMIGAPMFMYMLVKKGYGFGGK, encoded by the coding sequence ATGGGAAAAAGGGAATCCCTGATTCACAGCAAATCCGGTTTTGCAGTACTGATTGCCGCTTTAATCATCGTAATGGTTGTTTCGGTTGGGATTGCTGTATCCATTGGACAGGTGAGCATTCCGCTCGCCGATTCTTATCGTATTCTGTTGTACAAATTAACCGGATTTCAGTTCGGATCTACACCGATTGAGGCGGGGTCATTTACGGATATCATCTGGCAGATTCGCTTTCCGCGTGTACTGATGGCCATGTTTATCGGTGCCGGGTTAGCTTTGTGTGGTGCAGTTATGCAGGCTGCCGTGCAGAATCCACTTGCAGACCCGTATATACTGGGCATCTCCTCAGGAGCTTCACTAGGGGCTACGTTTGCTATTCTGATCGGATTCGGCGCGATTGGCTGGCTGGGTCAGACCGGGGTGGCCTTCTGGGCATTTGCCGGAGCGATGGGTGCATCCTTGCTGGTCCTGGCTCTCGCAGGTATTCGGGGGAAAATGACATCGGTCAAGCTGGTGCTTGCCGGGATGGTCATTAATGCACTGTGCAGTGCCTTTTCGAACTTTATCATTTATTTTGCCAACAATGCCGAAGGCATCAAGACCGTAACATTCTGGACCATGGGCAGTCTTGCCTCATCAGGATGGAACAAGCTTCCGCTGATTAGCATCGTTGTGCTCGTAGCCATTCTGTTCTTTCTGTTGCAATCCCGGGTCCTTAATACGATGCTGCTGGGTGACGAAGCCGCGGTTACGCTAGGGATTAATCTCAGTGTATATCGCAGATTGTATATGCTGTTAACGGCGCTCGTCACCGGTGTAATGGTGGCAAGCTGTGGCATGATCGGTTTTGTCGGGTTGATTATTCCGCATATTGTGAGAGGGCTGGTTGGATCTGACCATCGTAAGGTCATGCCAGTATCCGTACTATTCGGTGCCATCTTCCTGATCTGGACGGATGTTATTGCACGATCACTGATTTCCAGCGTTGAATTGCCGATCGGGATCATTACAGCGATGATTGGTGCGCCGATGTTTATGTATATGTTAGTCAAAAAAGGCTACGGTTTTGGAGGAAAATAA
- a CDS encoding MarR family transcriptional regulator: MITNYITHMKTTDAISLISKIKEKVNRFILSEMAEQGIQDLATSHGDIIYALYNNSRMTMAEIAKKIGKDKSTVTALVDKLVRNGYVAKDRDAKDSRIVHVTLTAKGEELKPVFEHISRRMLDAFYADVTEAEKKELLRILMKIHGNF, encoded by the coding sequence TTGATAACAAACTATATTACACATATGAAAACGACAGACGCTATATCACTCATATCCAAAATTAAAGAGAAGGTCAACCGCTTCATTTTATCCGAGATGGCTGAACAGGGAATCCAGGATCTGGCCACATCCCATGGGGATATTATCTACGCCCTGTACAATAATTCCCGAATGACCATGGCTGAAATAGCCAAAAAAATTGGCAAGGATAAATCCACGGTCACAGCGCTTGTCGACAAATTGGTGCGTAACGGTTATGTCGCCAAAGATCGTGATGCAAAAGATTCACGGATTGTCCATGTGACATTGACTGCAAAAGGAGAAGAACTTAAACCGGTATTTGAACATATTTCACGTCGTATGCTGGACGCGTTTTATGCGGATGTTACTGAAGCGGAGAAAAAGGAACTGCTTCGAATTTTGATGAAAATTCACGGCAACTTCTAA
- a CDS encoding alpha/beta hydrolase family protein: MIDFTQLLPEHEVKTIGKHDLYLEIYAGDTAPHSVNSVTKPPLLFVHGAYTGSWMWSKYIPHFVEQGWTCYVMNLRSHYKSRVMDMTKITFEDYLEDIREVLAECTTPPVLIGFSMGGILSQKIAETIALAGLVVIDSSLSQEVHQLIPYPEGDRITPDIVMPPPAREEHSSIDESAEDIAFQRKYLQMESSKAFLTFSAAFGSSGGVSINGNLITCPSLVIKAVESDDEERRGQLTAEQLGAEYAGLWDTTHTGLLVGQRYLEAVEIILKWLNRLDNISS, translated from the coding sequence ATGATCGATTTTACTCAATTGCTACCTGAACATGAAGTCAAAACGATAGGAAAACATGATTTGTACCTTGAAATATATGCAGGTGATACGGCTCCCCACTCGGTAAATTCAGTAACAAAGCCACCTCTCTTGTTTGTTCATGGCGCATATACAGGCAGCTGGATGTGGAGCAAATATATCCCCCACTTTGTTGAACAAGGCTGGACCTGCTACGTCATGAACCTGAGAAGTCATTACAAAAGCCGGGTAATGGACATGACGAAAATTACGTTTGAGGATTATTTGGAGGATATCCGCGAAGTTCTGGCAGAGTGCACAACGCCTCCTGTTCTCATCGGCTTCAGCATGGGTGGAATACTCAGTCAGAAGATTGCCGAGACAATTGCTTTAGCTGGATTGGTCGTGATTGATTCCAGTCTAAGCCAGGAAGTTCATCAATTGATTCCCTATCCTGAGGGTGATCGAATTACACCTGACATTGTTATGCCTCCCCCGGCCCGCGAAGAGCACAGCAGTATTGACGAATCTGCGGAGGACATTGCATTTCAGCGTAAATATCTGCAGATGGAGTCATCGAAGGCTTTTCTCACGTTCTCGGCGGCATTTGGGTCAAGCGGCGGTGTATCCATCAACGGCAATTTAATTACATGTCCGAGTCTGGTCATCAAAGCCGTAGAATCCGATGATGAGGAGCGAAGAGGTCAATTGACTGCAGAACAGCTAGGCGCTGAATATGCAGGGCTGTGGGATACGACCCATACCGGATTGCTCGTTGGCCAGCGATATTTGGAAGCTGTGGAGATCATTCTGAAATGGTTAAATCGGCTAGACAACATCAGTTCCTAG
- the sigK gene encoding RNA polymerase sporulation sigma factor SigK translates to MPGLFTAIALFIKELTLLVSYVKNNAFPQPLAEDDEAKHLRLMAEGNAHSRNLLIEHNLRLVAHIVKKFDNTGEDQEDLISIGTIGLIKAIESFQQGKGTKLATFAARCIENEILMHLRSLKKTRKDVSLHDPIGTDKEGNEITLIDILGTEADDVVDKVQLKIEKSKIYRNLDILDDREKEVVIGRFGLEAGGEERTQREIAKELGISRSYVSRIEKRALMKLYHEFYKSKQ, encoded by the coding sequence GTGCCCGGATTGTTTACCGCAATTGCCCTGTTCATTAAAGAGTTAACGTTACTTGTCTCGTATGTCAAAAACAACGCCTTCCCCCAGCCTCTCGCTGAGGATGATGAAGCCAAACATTTACGCCTCATGGCCGAAGGAAATGCTCATTCCCGTAATCTGCTTATTGAACACAATCTGCGCCTCGTCGCGCATATCGTCAAGAAATTTGACAATACTGGCGAAGATCAGGAAGACCTGATTTCAATTGGAACGATTGGTTTGATTAAAGCCATTGAAAGTTTTCAACAAGGAAAAGGCACTAAACTAGCTACGTTTGCTGCTCGCTGTATTGAAAATGAAATACTTATGCATCTTCGCTCTCTGAAGAAAACACGTAAAGACGTATCCCTTCACGATCCTATAGGAACGGACAAAGAAGGCAATGAAATTACATTAATCGATATTCTCGGAACAGAAGCCGACGACGTTGTAGATAAGGTGCAACTCAAGATTGAAAAAAGTAAGATTTACCGCAATCTCGACATCTTAGATGATCGGGAGAAGGAAGTTGTTATTGGCCGATTCGGCTTGGAGGCAGGCGGGGAAGAGCGCACCCAACGCGAAATAGCGAAGGAACTTGGCATCTCACGCTCCTATGTATCACGGATTGAAAAGCGGGCGTTAATGAAACTGTATCACGAGTTTTATAAATCGAAGCAGTGA